From a single Lates calcarifer isolate ASB-BC8 linkage group LG12, TLL_Latcal_v3, whole genome shotgun sequence genomic region:
- the LOC108886454 gene encoding retinol dehydrogenase 10-B isoform X1, whose protein sequence is MIFIVDLLLMLIDLTYSILTAIVQTFLRPRLKCIDGELCLITGAGGALGRLFALEFAKEGARLVLWDCDAAANEQTAKLARETGAEVHAYTVDLSKRQSIYETAGRVRAEVGDISILVNNAGVVAGRRLLDCPDELLERTLLVNCHALFWMTKAFLPQMKAKNHGHIVTIASALGLFSTACVEVKCTMINDLLVNKLNRHILLKAHNANSLINSFKFGHSDVICFNLQDYCASKFGAVGFHESLTHELLAEDLDGIKTTLVCPYIVDTGMFAGCEIRKELKNLIPPLQPLYTVQQSMKAILAEQQMICIPRLMYIPFLTRALLPWEANVATYRFMGGDKCMLPFIKNVEMKTSNGHIKSS, encoded by the exons ATGATCTTTATAGTGGACCTGCTGCTGATGCTCATCGACCTAACCTACTCCATCCTGACCGCGATTGTCCAAACTTTCCTCCGGCCGAGGCTCAAGTGCATCGATGGGGAGCTCTGTCTGATAACGGGAGCAGGGGGCGCGCTGGGTCGGCTCTTCGCCCTGGAGTTTGCAAAAGAGGGTGCGCGCCTGGTGCTGTGGGACTGCGACGCTGCAGCCAACGAGCAGACCGCCAAGCTGGCGCGGGAGACGGGAGCCGAGGTGCACGCGTACACCGTGGACCTGTCCAAGCGTCAGAGCATCTACGAGACGGCGGGCAGGGTGAGAGCGGAGGTCGGGGACATCTCCATATTGGTCAACAACGCGGGCGTGGTGGCTGGGCGGAGGCTGCTAGACTGTCCCGACGAGCTTTTGGAAAGGACTCTGCTGGTGAACTGCCACGCGCTATTTTGG ATGACAAAGGCCTTCCTGCCTCAGATGAAGGCAAAGAACCATGGTCACATTGTAACCATTGCCAGTGCTCTGGGACTATTCAGCACTGCCTGTGTAGAGGTAAAATGCACAATGATTAATGACCTCCTCGTGAACAAGCTGAACAGACACATCCTTTTAAAGGCACATAATGCTAACTCACTCATCAACTCATTTAAATTCGGCCACTCTGATGTTATCTGCTTTAACCTTCAGGATTACTGTGCAAGTAAATTTGGAGCTGTTGGTTTCCATGAGTCACTGACACACGAGTTGCTTGCAGAAGACTTGGATGGCATCAAAACTACTTTAGTCTGCCCTTATATTGTAGACACAGGGATGTTTGCAGGCTGTGAGATCAG GAAGGAGCTCAAGAATCTaattcctcctctgcagccccTCTACACCGTGCAGCAGTCCATGAAGGCCATTTTAGCTGAACAGCAAATGATCTGCATTCCTCGCCTCATGTACATTCCGTTCCTCACACGAGC ACTACTGCCTTGGGAGGCAAACGTGGCAACATATCGCTTCATGGGAGGTGAC
- the LOC108886454 gene encoding retinol dehydrogenase 10-B isoform X2 encodes MIFIVDLLLMLIDLTYSILTAIVQTFLRPRLKCIDGELCLITGAGGALGRLFALEFAKEGARLVLWDCDAAANEQTAKLARETGAEVHAYTVDLSKRQSIYETAGRVRAEVGDISILVNNAGVVAGRRLLDCPDELLERTLLVNCHALFWMTKAFLPQMKAKNHGHIVTIASALGLFSTACVEDYCASKFGAVGFHESLTHELLAEDLDGIKTTLVCPYIVDTGMFAGCEIRKELKNLIPPLQPLYTVQQSMKAILAEQQMICIPRLMYIPFLTRALLPWEANVATYRFMGGDKCMLPFIKNVEMKTSNGHIKSS; translated from the exons ATGATCTTTATAGTGGACCTGCTGCTGATGCTCATCGACCTAACCTACTCCATCCTGACCGCGATTGTCCAAACTTTCCTCCGGCCGAGGCTCAAGTGCATCGATGGGGAGCTCTGTCTGATAACGGGAGCAGGGGGCGCGCTGGGTCGGCTCTTCGCCCTGGAGTTTGCAAAAGAGGGTGCGCGCCTGGTGCTGTGGGACTGCGACGCTGCAGCCAACGAGCAGACCGCCAAGCTGGCGCGGGAGACGGGAGCCGAGGTGCACGCGTACACCGTGGACCTGTCCAAGCGTCAGAGCATCTACGAGACGGCGGGCAGGGTGAGAGCGGAGGTCGGGGACATCTCCATATTGGTCAACAACGCGGGCGTGGTGGCTGGGCGGAGGCTGCTAGACTGTCCCGACGAGCTTTTGGAAAGGACTCTGCTGGTGAACTGCCACGCGCTATTTTGG ATGACAAAGGCCTTCCTGCCTCAGATGAAGGCAAAGAACCATGGTCACATTGTAACCATTGCCAGTGCTCTGGGACTATTCAGCACTGCCTGTGTAGAG GATTACTGTGCAAGTAAATTTGGAGCTGTTGGTTTCCATGAGTCACTGACACACGAGTTGCTTGCAGAAGACTTGGATGGCATCAAAACTACTTTAGTCTGCCCTTATATTGTAGACACAGGGATGTTTGCAGGCTGTGAGATCAG GAAGGAGCTCAAGAATCTaattcctcctctgcagccccTCTACACCGTGCAGCAGTCCATGAAGGCCATTTTAGCTGAACAGCAAATGATCTGCATTCCTCGCCTCATGTACATTCCGTTCCTCACACGAGC ACTACTGCCTTGGGAGGCAAACGTGGCAACATATCGCTTCATGGGAGGTGAC